Proteins from a single region of Amycolatopsis sp. CA-230715:
- a CDS encoding LacI family DNA-binding transcriptional regulator: MDAKRAVTIRDVAERAKVSISTVSHAFSGSRPISQATKDRVTRAAVELGYDPNPSARSLRTGRSGIVGLILRPRYALVGTSDRAETFNRLVGAVATEMLRHKTGLLHVPDINDSSAARVPMDGCIVAHPYGDDSVLTELLRRGVPVVTVEEDPSRPEFAWAVRLDYATVVTALLDHLREHGAERVALLTGSEDNAWNRRTREAYLAWCGEPRVHTLSEGLTRADAAELVRPLLASRDRPDAVVVATSDFAALVTEVAGSLGLRVPEDLLIASLTDSEHSRLASPPITAMDLNHEGLAKQAVELMLGRLAGAAEPTEALVLDPVLHLRASTSRATGTP, translated from the coding sequence GTGGACGCCAAGCGCGCCGTCACGATCCGTGACGTGGCCGAACGCGCCAAGGTGTCGATCAGCACCGTGTCGCACGCGTTTTCCGGCAGCAGGCCGATCTCGCAGGCCACCAAGGACCGCGTCACGCGGGCCGCGGTCGAGCTTGGCTACGACCCGAACCCCAGCGCGCGCTCGCTCCGCACCGGGCGCTCCGGGATCGTCGGGCTGATCCTGCGCCCGCGCTACGCCCTCGTCGGCACGTCGGACCGGGCGGAGACGTTCAACCGGCTGGTCGGCGCGGTCGCCACCGAGATGCTGCGGCACAAGACCGGACTGCTGCACGTGCCCGACATCAACGATTCCTCGGCTGCGAGGGTCCCGATGGACGGCTGCATCGTGGCGCACCCGTACGGCGACGACAGCGTGCTGACCGAACTGCTGCGCCGCGGCGTCCCGGTGGTCACCGTCGAGGAGGACCCGTCGCGGCCCGAATTCGCCTGGGCGGTCCGGCTCGACTACGCCACCGTCGTCACGGCGCTGCTCGACCACCTGCGCGAGCATGGCGCCGAACGGGTCGCGCTGCTGACCGGGAGCGAGGACAACGCCTGGAACCGCCGCACCCGCGAGGCCTACCTCGCCTGGTGCGGCGAACCACGGGTGCACACGCTCAGCGAGGGCCTCACCCGCGCCGACGCGGCCGAGCTGGTCCGTCCGCTGCTGGCCAGCCGCGACCGCCCGGACGCGGTCGTCGTCGCCACCAGCGATTTCGCCGCGCTCGTCACCGAAGTCGCCGGTTCGCTCGGCCTGCGCGTCCCCGAGGATCTGCTGATCGCCTCCCTCACCGACAGCGAGCACTCGCGGCTGGCCAGCCCGCCGATCACCGCGATGGACCTCAACCACGAAGGGCTCGCCAAGCAGGCCGTCGAACTCATGCTCGGCCGGTTGGCCGGGGCGGCCGAGCCGACGGAAGCACTCGTCCTCGATCCCGTGCTGCACCTGCGCGCTTCGACTTCGAGGGCAACCGGTACGCCCTGA